A genomic segment from Armatimonadota bacterium encodes:
- a CDS encoding hypothetical protein (possible pseudo, frameshifted) — protein MAVKIIGPELPNIPWEEKPKGYSGVMWRYSKNPIIPRNLLPTSNSIFNSAVVAYGSEFRGVFRCDDTRRYMQLHAGRSQDGIHWEINPERIHFVGEAAQELGWEYGYDPRVVWIEDRYWVTWCNGYHGPTIGVAWTQDFETFYQLENAFLPYNRNGVLFPRKINGKYAMLSRPSDRGTYSVGRHVLQRKS, from the coding sequence ATGGCGGTTAAGATTATCGGACCCGAGCTGCCAAATATCCCCTGGGAAGAGAAGCCCAAAGGCTATTCGGGCGTGATGTGGCGTTACAGCAAGAACCCGATTATCCCTCGTAACCTGCTGCCTACTTCCAACAGCATCTTCAACAGCGCGGTGGTGGCGTACGGCAGCGAGTTTCGCGGCGTCTTCCGCTGCGATGATACCCGTCGCTACATGCAGCTGCATGCGGGGCGCAGTCAGGACGGCATCCACTGGGAAATTAACCCCGAGCGCATTCACTTCGTGGGCGAAGCCGCGCAGGAGCTGGGCTGGGAGTACGGCTACGACCCGCGCGTGGTGTGGATTGAAGACCGCTACTGGGTGACCTGGTGCAACGGCTATCACGGACCCACCATCGGCGTGGCGTGGACACAGGATTTTGAGACCTTCTACCAGCTGGAGAACGCCTTCCTGCCCTACAATCGCAACGGTGTGCTGTTCCCGCGCAAGATCAACGGCAAGTACGCCATGCTCAGCCGACCTAGCGATCGCGGGACATACTCCGTGGGGCGACATGTTCTACAGCGAAAGTCCTGA
- a CDS encoding sugar phosphate isomerase, with protein MKLCLNPTIGGYGNIHEFVARAKRHGYQAVEFNVEEIAGIIQQQGVNAARAIFEESGIEPVCFGLPVEWRKDHETLKEGLRELPRLARAAQAIGCTRTATWLPPSIDEFPAAYSVRMAERFREIARVLADFNVRLGLEWVGPATARTRKYDWIHTMHQLLDFEAEIGAPNLGLLVDSFHWFCMEGTVEDLERLTNQQMVHVHLNDAPNKPPKEQIDFQRLLPGEGVIDLAGFLRALKKVGYDGGIAIEVFNEELQAMAPDDAVAKAKQAYDNVWRQAFG; from the coding sequence GTGAAACTCTGTCTGAACCCAACCATAGGTGGTTACGGCAACATCCATGAGTTCGTGGCACGGGCGAAACGTCATGGCTATCAGGCGGTGGAGTTCAATGTAGAAGAAATCGCAGGCATTATCCAGCAGCAGGGCGTGAACGCAGCGCGGGCGATATTCGAGGAATCGGGCATCGAGCCCGTTTGCTTCGGCTTGCCGGTGGAATGGCGCAAAGACCACGAGACGCTGAAAGAGGGGTTACGCGAACTACCGCGGCTGGCGCGTGCAGCGCAGGCAATCGGTTGTACCCGAACGGCGACCTGGCTACCTCCAAGTATCGACGAGTTTCCTGCGGCGTACTCCGTGCGTATGGCGGAACGCTTCCGCGAAATCGCGCGCGTGCTGGCAGATTTTAATGTGCGCCTGGGGTTGGAGTGGGTCGGACCAGCGACCGCTCGCACCCGCAAATATGACTGGATACACACCATGCATCAGCTGCTGGACTTTGAAGCGGAAATTGGCGCCCCCAATCTGGGATTGCTGGTGGACAGCTTTCACTGGTTCTGCATGGAAGGCACGGTGGAAGACCTGGAAAGATTAACGAACCAGCAGATGGTGCATGTGCATCTCAACGATGCGCCCAACAAGCCGCCGAAAGAGCAGATAGACTTCCAGCGTCTGTTGCCGGGTGAGGGAGTGATTGACCTCGCGGGATTCCTGCGCGCACTGAAGAAGGTCGGCTATGATGGAGGCATTGCCATTGAGGTGTTCAACGAGGAACTCCAGGCGATGGCTCCCGACGACGCAGTGGCGAAGGCGAAGCAGGCATATGATAATGTATGGCGTCAGGCATTTGGTTGA
- a CDS encoding peptidase M16, whose translation MSKASVITTPPPPSALRPLVLPKREEFTAADGLRVILVEDRRVPFVTLRLVVRAGSAHDPTDLPGLAALTAHCLTQGTQKRSSFRFARAVEELGATLEAHANRDYSTVSASVLAENLTPLLKLMAETVLKPAFDPKEVELAKENTIQTLRYQRTQPAFLARERFAQVLFGNHPYSRIAPTEDSVNAMTSDTLREFHASHYTPDNSLLVVVGAVDAPQLRKALDKTFAGWQPRGVVHPTHEPPPPREQRTVHLVNRPGSVQVNLLIGHLAPRPNDPDFLAMELTNTALGGRAGSRLFMNVREQKGFAYDVSSHLSQHREASTFSMSAQVRPEVAGEAVEEMLREVEVLRRDGITEKELQSTKNYLNGTFSIHLSTQGGIAGEIVAIEMLELPKDSMETYRERVQSITLEAVRDVVQRHLLPDRMAIVAVGEAERVQPLLEPFGEVEVRPAM comes from the coding sequence GTGAGCAAAGCAAGTGTTATCACTACTCCCCCACCACCGTCGGCGTTGCGCCCGCTGGTGCTGCCTAAACGCGAGGAGTTTACCGCTGCCGACGGCTTGCGTGTGATTCTGGTGGAAGATAGAAGGGTTCCTTTTGTGACCTTACGCCTGGTGGTGCGTGCTGGCAGTGCACACGACCCCACCGACCTGCCCGGTCTGGCAGCACTAACCGCACATTGTCTGACCCAGGGCACGCAAAAGCGCAGCAGCTTTCGGTTTGCGCGAGCGGTGGAGGAGTTGGGTGCTACCCTGGAAGCGCACGCCAATCGGGACTACAGCACCGTCTCCGCGAGCGTACTGGCGGAAAACCTGACACCTCTGCTCAAACTCATGGCAGAGACGGTTCTCAAACCTGCATTTGACCCCAAAGAGGTGGAGCTGGCAAAGGAGAATACCATTCAGACTTTGCGTTATCAACGCACGCAACCCGCGTTTCTCGCCCGGGAGCGTTTCGCGCAGGTACTGTTTGGTAATCATCCCTACTCGCGCATCGCCCCGACCGAAGATTCAGTGAACGCGATGACGTCCGATACCCTGCGCGAGTTCCACGCCAGCCATTACACCCCCGACAATAGCCTGCTGGTGGTCGTCGGGGCAGTAGATGCACCGCAGCTGCGAAAGGCTCTGGATAAAACGTTTGCAGGGTGGCAGCCGCGCGGCGTGGTGCATCCCACCCACGAGCCGCCACCGCCACGAGAGCAGCGTACGGTGCATCTCGTAAACCGCCCCGGCTCGGTGCAGGTGAACCTGCTGATAGGGCATCTTGCTCCGCGTCCCAACGACCCCGATTTCCTCGCTATGGAGTTGACCAACACCGCGCTGGGCGGGCGCGCCGGTTCGCGCCTTTTCATGAACGTGCGCGAGCAGAAGGGGTTCGCGTATGATGTGAGCTCGCACCTGTCGCAGCACCGTGAGGCAAGCACCTTCTCCATGTCTGCGCAGGTACGCCCGGAGGTAGCGGGCGAGGCGGTGGAGGAGATGCTCCGTGAGGTGGAGGTATTGAGGCGCGACGGCATCACCGAAAAGGAGCTGCAGAGCACCAAAAACTATCTCAACGGCACCTTCTCGATCCATCTCAGCACGCAGGGTGGTATCGCGGGGGAGATCGTGGCGATAGAGATGCTGGAGCTGCCTAAAGACAGTATGGAGACCTACCGCGAGCGCGTGCAGTCCATCACGCTGGAAGCAGTTCGCGACGTGGTACAGCGCCATCTCCTCCCCGATCGGATGGCGATTGTCGCTGTCGGGGAAGCAGAGCGTGTCCAACCCCTGCTAGAGCCGTTCGGCGAAGTGGAAGTACGCCCGGCGATGTAA
- the pdxS gene encoding pyridoxal 5'-phosphate synthase subunit PdxS has translation MTEAEKATWRTKVGLAEMLKGGVIMDVTSPEQAEIAEEAGAVAVMALERVPADIRAQGGVARMTDPKIIKAIMRAVSIPVMAKCRIGHFVEAQILEALGVDFIDESEVLTPADEQHHINKHAFKVPFVCGCRDLGEALRRIGEGAAMIRTKGEAGTGNVVEAVRHMRAVMSGIRWLQSLREDELMAASKQLQAPYELVVEVHRTGKLPVPNFSAGGIATPADAALMMQLGAEAVFVGSGIFKSGDPKRRAKAIVDAVTYYNDPKILAEISEDLGEPMVGIDIRQLEEKELLAPRGW, from the coding sequence ATGACCGAGGCAGAGAAGGCGACGTGGCGCACCAAGGTTGGTCTGGCGGAGATGCTGAAGGGTGGCGTGATTATGGATGTCACCTCGCCCGAGCAGGCGGAAATCGCCGAGGAGGCAGGTGCAGTGGCAGTGATGGCACTGGAGCGCGTACCTGCGGACATCCGCGCGCAGGGTGGTGTCGCCCGCATGACCGACCCCAAAATCATCAAAGCCATCATGAGGGCGGTGAGCATCCCTGTGATGGCCAAGTGCCGGATCGGGCACTTCGTGGAGGCTCAGATACTGGAGGCACTGGGGGTGGATTTTATCGATGAGAGCGAGGTACTCACCCCTGCCGATGAACAACACCACATCAACAAGCACGCTTTCAAGGTTCCCTTTGTCTGCGGCTGTCGCGATTTGGGTGAGGCGCTGCGACGCATCGGTGAAGGCGCAGCGATGATACGCACCAAAGGCGAAGCGGGAACAGGTAACGTGGTAGAAGCGGTGCGACACATGCGCGCGGTGATGAGTGGCATCCGCTGGCTGCAGAGCCTGCGTGAAGATGAACTGATGGCGGCATCCAAGCAGCTGCAGGCTCCGTATGAGCTGGTTGTGGAAGTGCACCGCACCGGTAAGTTGCCCGTGCCGAACTTCTCGGCAGGCGGTATCGCCACGCCAGCGGACGCTGCGCTGATGATGCAGCTGGGCGCGGAGGCGGTATTCGTCGGCTCCGGTATCTTCAAGTCCGGCGACCCGAAACGCCGTGCCAAAGCCATTGTGGATGCGGTGACCTACTACAACGACCCCAAGATTCTGGCGGAGATTTCGGAAGACCTCGGCGAGCCGATGGTAGGCATCGACATCCGCCAGCTGGAGGAAAAAGAGCTTCTGGCTCCGCGCGGGTGGTAG
- a CDS encoding peptidase M16, with product MAAKTIMPFTVPYSLHTIENGMRVVLSEDHSVPVVAVVVLYDVGARNEPPGRTGFAHLFEHMMFQGSANVQKGEFYTYVEDNGGVLNGMTSNDFTIYFEVMPSNQLELALWLEADRMRSLQVNQENLDNQREVVKEEKRLRVDNQPFSYARGILLYELAYDNFANAHSVIGSMEDLDAATLEDVQRFFRTYYAPNNAVLAIAGDFESEQALQWVRKHFGNIPPQEPPQPVDVSEPERAEQKRFTYTDKLANLPAIAMAWKVPPRHSPERYALALLDRILFAGESARLHQRLVKRQKSALGVSGGLEDRRGPGLFTAFVVFKPDQRFDRIEESIVAEITRIQEAGVTERELQRAKNQLRAERYRGVWGGLYGLQTPLGRAMELAYHTLFDGDPALINTELQRYMDVTAEEIQQVAQRFLQPGTATVLHILPGATGAEG from the coding sequence ATGGCAGCGAAGACGATAATGCCCTTTACCGTTCCATATTCTCTGCACACCATCGAAAACGGCATGCGCGTGGTGCTTTCGGAGGACCACAGCGTGCCGGTGGTGGCGGTGGTGGTGCTTTATGACGTGGGTGCACGCAACGAGCCGCCCGGGCGCACAGGGTTTGCCCACCTGTTCGAGCACATGATGTTTCAGGGTTCCGCGAACGTCCAGAAAGGCGAGTTCTACACGTATGTGGAAGACAACGGTGGCGTGCTCAACGGCATGACCAGCAACGATTTCACCATCTATTTTGAGGTCATGCCCAGCAACCAGCTGGAGCTCGCCCTGTGGCTGGAAGCGGACCGGATGCGCTCGCTGCAAGTCAACCAGGAGAACCTAGACAACCAGCGCGAGGTGGTCAAGGAGGAGAAGCGTCTGCGCGTGGACAACCAGCCCTTCTCCTATGCGCGGGGCATTCTGTTGTACGAGCTGGCGTACGATAACTTCGCCAACGCACACTCGGTCATCGGCTCGATGGAGGACCTCGATGCGGCAACGCTAGAGGACGTGCAGCGCTTCTTCCGCACCTACTACGCCCCCAATAACGCGGTGCTGGCAATTGCCGGTGACTTCGAGAGCGAACAGGCGTTGCAGTGGGTGCGCAAACATTTCGGCAACATCCCCCCACAGGAGCCTCCTCAGCCGGTGGACGTGAGCGAACCTGAGCGTGCAGAGCAAAAACGCTTTACCTACACCGACAAGCTGGCAAACCTGCCCGCTATAGCAATGGCGTGGAAGGTCCCACCCCGTCACTCGCCTGAAAGATATGCCCTTGCCCTGCTCGACCGCATCCTGTTCGCCGGGGAGAGCGCACGTCTGCATCAGCGTCTGGTCAAACGCCAGAAGAGCGCGCTGGGGGTCTCCGGTGGGCTGGAAGACCGTCGCGGACCGGGCTTGTTTACCGCTTTTGTCGTCTTCAAGCCGGACCAGCGGTTCGATCGCATCGAAGAGAGCATCGTGGCGGAGATAACGCGCATTCAAGAGGCAGGCGTTACGGAGCGCGAATTACAACGTGCGAAGAATCAGCTGCGAGCGGAGCGCTACCGGGGCGTATGGGGCGGACTGTACGGCTTGCAAACGCCTTTGGGACGGGCGATGGAACTGGCGTACCATACGCTCTTTGACGGTGACCCCGCGCTGATTAACACCGAACTGCAGCGTTACATGGACGTCACCGCTGAAGAGATACAGCAGGTCGCCCAACGTTTTCTCCAACCCGGTACGGCTACTGTATTGCACATCCTGCCCGGCGCGACCGGAGCAGAGGGATAG
- a CDS encoding hypothetical protein (possible pseudo, frameshifted), which yields MFYSESPDMIHWGCHRFVMAPAGGWQSTKIGAGPVPIETTEGWLLIYHGVLTSCNGFVYSAGAALLDLDKPWKVIARTAPYIISPQELYECVGDVPNVVFPCAALADSATGRIAVYYGAADTVTGLAFCHVEELVEFTKQNSLV from the coding sequence ATGTTCTACAGCGAAAGTCCTGACATGATACACTGGGGCTGCCATCGCTTTGTGATGGCGCCTGCGGGAGGCTGGCAGAGCACCAAAATCGGCGCGGGTCCCGTGCCGATTGAGACCACCGAGGGCTGGCTGCTCATCTACCACGGCGTGCTCACCTCGTGCAACGGCTTCGTGTACAGCGCGGGAGCGGCGTTGCTGGACCTGGACAAGCCGTGGAAGGTGATTGCCCGCACGGCACCGTACATCATCTCGCCGCAGGAGCTGTACGAGTGCGTGGGCGACGTGCCCAACGTGGTGTTCCCCTGCGCTGCGCTGGCGGACTCGGCGACGGGACGCATCGCGGTGTACTATGGCGCAGCGGATACGGTGACAGGGCTCGCCTTCTGCCATGTGGAGGAGCTGGTGGAGTTCACGAAACAGAACTCGCTGGTGTAA
- the def-1 gene encoding peptide deformylase — translation MMAMELPPFPRAEGDPIVKYPDPILRQVAEPVKRITPEIRQLVSFMRKAMSDANGIGLAAPQVGVSIRLLLYTDMSDEQNPQVHALINPVILKMSGEQIEPPEGCLSLPGLMGNVRRAQTIWVKAVNLQGKTIKFKAEGLTARVIQHEVDHLDGILFIDRADPATLRWVTEEEKEEREAVAVGK, via the coding sequence ATGATGGCGATGGAACTACCGCCCTTTCCGCGAGCGGAAGGCGACCCAATCGTGAAATACCCGGACCCCATCCTGAGGCAGGTGGCAGAACCGGTCAAACGTATCACGCCGGAGATACGCCAGCTGGTGTCGTTCATGCGTAAGGCGATGTCAGACGCCAACGGCATCGGTCTCGCTGCGCCACAGGTGGGGGTATCCATCCGGCTTCTCCTTTATACCGATATGTCCGACGAACAGAACCCACAGGTGCACGCACTCATCAATCCCGTCATCCTCAAAATGTCGGGCGAGCAGATAGAGCCACCGGAGGGATGCCTTTCCCTGCCCGGGCTGATGGGCAATGTGCGGCGCGCGCAAACGATATGGGTGAAAGCAGTGAACCTGCAGGGCAAGACCATCAAGTTCAAAGCGGAAGGTCTGACTGCGCGGGTCATCCAGCACGAGGTAGACCATCTGGACGGCATTCTGTTCATCGACCGTGCCGACCCCGCCACGCTCCGCTGGGTAACAGAGGAGGAAAAGGAAGAGCGGGAAGCGGTTGCCGTAGGCAAATGA
- the fmt gene encoding methionyl-tRNA formyltransferase: MMRRVLFFGTSEFAVPSLLALLRAGYELPVVVTQPDRPAGRHLRLQPTPVRRVAEQRGLTVWTPEKVRRAEFVEQARALAPHVLVVAAFGQILPKALLEMPSSGWAINVHASLLPKYRGAAPIQHALLNGETETGVTIMQMEPTLDTGPILSQRACPILPEDDAGTLEVKLAELGAELLIETLRALEQGTVSPRPQNHSLATYAPPITREDGFIHWDDTAQRTWCRVRAMSPKPGAGFFWNGKWVKVWRCLPTEEHTSQPPGTVLRVERQSLVVACGESTVLQLLEVQPESRPRMNASDWARGARLRNGSLLTLPHAVEGKDASAG, encoded by the coding sequence ATGATGCGACGAGTGCTCTTTTTCGGCACGAGCGAGTTCGCCGTGCCCTCTTTGCTTGCCCTGCTTCGGGCAGGGTATGAACTGCCGGTCGTGGTCACCCAGCCCGACCGACCTGCCGGCAGGCATCTACGTCTGCAACCTACCCCGGTACGTCGTGTCGCCGAGCAGCGGGGGCTTACCGTCTGGACGCCGGAAAAGGTACGTCGTGCGGAGTTCGTCGAACAGGCGCGCGCCCTTGCTCCCCATGTGCTCGTCGTGGCGGCGTTCGGGCAGATTCTGCCCAAAGCGTTACTGGAAATGCCCTCCAGCGGATGGGCAATCAACGTACACGCTTCGCTGTTGCCCAAATATCGCGGCGCCGCTCCTATCCAGCACGCACTGCTGAACGGCGAGACCGAAACGGGGGTCACCATCATGCAGATGGAACCCACACTGGATACGGGACCCATCCTCTCCCAGCGAGCCTGCCCCATCCTGCCCGAAGACGACGCAGGGACCTTAGAGGTCAAGCTGGCAGAGCTGGGCGCAGAACTGCTGATAGAAACCCTGCGTGCCCTGGAGCAGGGGACGGTGTCTCCCCGACCACAAAACCACTCCCTTGCCACCTACGCCCCACCCATCACTCGCGAAGACGGCTTCATCCACTGGGACGATACCGCCCAGCGCACGTGGTGTCGCGTGCGGGCGATGTCTCCCAAACCGGGCGCCGGCTTCTTCTGGAATGGCAAGTGGGTGAAGGTGTGGAGGTGCCTGCCCACAGAAGAACACACCAGCCAGCCCCCCGGTACGGTGCTGCGCGTCGAGAGGCAATCCCTCGTTGTGGCGTGTGGCGAGAGCACGGTGCTACAGCTTCTGGAGGTGCAACCCGAAAGCCGTCCCCGCATGAACGCAAGCGACTGGGCAAGAGGTGCGAGGTTGCGAAACGGCAGCCTGTTAACGCTCCCCCACGCTGTTGAGGGCAAGGACGCAAGCGCAGGCTAA